One region of Culex pipiens pallens isolate TS chromosome 2, TS_CPP_V2, whole genome shotgun sequence genomic DNA includes:
- the LOC120422176 gene encoding zinc finger protein 235-like, with translation MAAKLKWQQSQQRKDPIIPEPTEPLLEVFKEEPELEVLREEPPHDNPTALYEVLLVPKTEPADPTPEVAHFCALCLRPGTSGQVVEFSANPSWNCLDVPSGRDKLALLLGVDIELERCPVCRSCCIMVEMMADFREGCLRAFAWRERFNVGLDWVGDDDWLSKENFEGMARTRKVVQEHVERIKLAEIEARNRQGLDMDEMMEQKPMLEDEQDSVKESPPMVEIPKESQLTLEKPVITTYSCEKCQRKFETQSGMRIHFDRCKKSSNKKPNDPQLHKCSICSANFTVLSRLLEHLNKHEGIKPFECRKENCTQSFHGLQGRLKHEQKCKGNSLLDPSVDQESQESSTVDIAPEENQPKIFSCSKCPRKFDTKGGLVTHRLNCMKPAKSPRIHTCSICSVEFGSANHLDAHMNKHNDIKPYKCKNESCGMDFYGKLHLYKHTERCGKIKPVCPLCGLQLSSKATLHAHMKTHASATEAPVAPVAECETCGKKFKTKKSLKNHQTVHLNEWNYPCDECGKMLKTAASLSVHRRIHMEVKPFSCAVCGQGFTLKSLVERHMQKCHAEVVLVK, from the exons atGGCAGCCAAGCTAAAATGGCAACAATCACAGCAGCGGAAAGACCCCATCATTCCGGAACCCACCGAACCGCTGCTGGAAGTATTCAAAGAGGAGCCCGAACTGGAGGTTCTAAGGGAAGAACCCCCTCATGACAACCCAACCGCCCTGTACGAAGTCTTACTCGTACCGAAAACGGAACCAGCCGATCCCACCCCGGAAGTGGCCCACTTCTGTGCCCTCTGCCTGCGGCCGGGCACTTCCGGTCAGGTGGTCGAATTCTCCGCCAACCCCAGCTGGAACTGTCTGGATGTGCCGAGCGGCCGGGACAAGTTGGCGCTACTTTTGGGCGTGGACATTGAGCTTGAGCGGTGTCCCGTTTGTCGGTCCTGCTGTATCATGGTGGAAATGATGGCCGACTTCCGGGAGGGGTGTTTGAGGGCGTTCGCGTGGAGGGAGCGGTTCAATGTTGGGTTGGACTGGGTTGGGGACGACGATTGGCTGTCCAAGGAGAACTTTGAGGGGATGGCGAGGACAAGGAAGGTGGTTCAGGAACATGTGGAGCGTATTAAATTGGCTGAGATTGAGGCGCGGAACAGACAGGGCTTGGACATGGATGAAATGATGGAGCAGAAGCCAATGCTGGAAGATGAACAGGATTCGGTGAAGGAATCGCCGCCCATGGTTGA AATCCCCAAGGAGAGCCAATTAACCTTGGAAAAGCCGGTGATTACAACGTACAGCTGCGAAAAATGCCAGCGGAAGTTTGAAACGCAATCAGGTATGAGGATTCACTTTGATCGTTGTAAGAAATCGTCCAACAAGAAGCCAAACGATCCCCAACTGCACAAGTGTTCCATCTGTTCGGCCAATTTTACGGTATTGTCCAGGCTGCTAGAACACCTCAATAAGCACGAGG GAATTAAACCGTTTGAGTGCCGTAAGGAAAATTGCACCCAAAGCTTTCATGGACTCCAAGGACGATTAAAACATGAACAAAAGTGTAAGGGGAACTCCTTGCTGGATCCAAGTGTTGACCAAGAATCCCAGGAAAGCTCAACTGTGGACAT CGCTCCTGAGGAAAACCAACCAAAAATCTTCTCGTGCAGTAAATGCCCAAGGAAATTCGACACCAAAGGGGGATTGGTGACTCACCGCCTAAACTGCATGAAACCTGCAAAGAGCCCTCGGATTCACACCTGCTCAATCTGTTCGGTTGAATTCGGTAGTGCTAACCATCTTGATGCACACATGAACAAGCACAATG ATATCAAACCGTACAAGTGCAAAAATGAAAGCTGCGGAATGGACTTTTACGGCAAACTGCACCTATACAAACACACCGAGAGGTGTGGCAAGATCAAACCAGTGTGTCCTCTCTGCGGACTTCAGCTTTCCTCGAAGGCAACACTGCATGCGCACATGAAAACCCACGCAAGTGCCACCGAAGCTCCAGTGGCTCCAGTGGCCGAGTGCGAAACGTGCGGCAAAAAGTTCAAGACTAAGAAATCGCTCAAAAACCACCAGACGGTCCACCTGAACGAGTGGAACTATCCGTGCGACGAGTGCGGCAAGATGCTCAAGACGGCAGCTTCGCTGAGCGTGCACCGGCGGATTCACATGGAGGTGAAGCCGTTCAGTTGCGCCGTGTGCGGCCAGGGATTCACGCTCAAGAGTCTCGTTGAGCGGCACATGCAGAAGTGCCACGCGGAAGTGGTTttggtgaaataa
- the LOC120422174 gene encoding zinc finger protein 394-like → MGFKKKARLAQIDRWKKIKQAQLQDIEKIKKEEPEQVPEQCLYEAFQQCNFEPDATKDPAPELQQVIKTESIEIFHELLPPEELPAETPETPFCCLCLRIYHPAKFVQFSPQQSWNCLDVFQVQEQLTSVLGLQIDLSEQDALCRSCWALTELLANFRTCCRKAAEWRERFSTGIVPKETSREGWLKRTAVDVVAKTRMIIVDHVERIEQAEIEARNEAEQIVGPDEDSFQDGLESVVDQLDATEDNKSNMVEQSVEMVEEIREIEVHSCPNCEQKFEGKNGMIIHLHYCQKSAPNKSKKRFTCSTCFADFNYQKNLQDHLNKHKGIKPYKCRRENCNHHSYTVKERIHHEKICGKDKPICPECGLQLASPDTLKAHMGTHRAANNPCDICGKLFKSKITLKKHRLIHAEDRVYFPCSVCKKSLKSTAALRVHMRIHTQEKPHACHICGQGFAYKCLVKPHIKRCH, encoded by the exons atgGGATTTAAGAAAAAAGCCCGACTAGCGCAGATTGATCGATGGAAGAAAATTAAACAGGCTCAGCTACAGGATATTGAAAAGATTAAAAAGGAAGAACCGGAACAGGTTCCAGAGCAATGCTTGTACGAAG CTTTCCAGCAATGCAACTTCGAACCAGACGCCACCAAAGACCCAGCACCGGAGCTGCAACAGGTGATCAAAACGGAATCAATCGAAATATTCCACGAACTACTTCCCCCGGAAGAACTACCCGCTGAAACACCCGAAACCCCATTCTGCTGCCTCTGCCTCCGAATCTATCATCCGGCCAAGTTTGTCCAGTTCTCGCCCCAGCAGTCGTGGAACTGCCTGGACGTTTTCCAAGTCCAGGAGCAGCTGACTAGTGTGCTGGGCCTTCAAATCGACCTTAGCGAACAAGACGCCCTTTGCCGATCCTGCTGGGCCCTCACGGAACTGTTGGCCAACTTTCGGACGTGCTGCAGGAAGGCCGCAGAATGGCGCGAGCGGTTCAGCACGGGGATTGTGCCGAAGGAAACGTCCAGGGAAGGTTGGCTCAAGAGGACTGCGGTGGACGTTGTGGCGAAAACGAGGATGATTATTGTGGACCACGTGGAGAGGATTGAGCAGGCAGAAATTGAGGCGCGGAATGAGGCCGAGCAGATTGTTGGACCGGATGAGGATTCGTTTCAAGATGGTCTGGAAAGCGTGGTTGATCAATTGGATGCAACGGAAGATAACAAATCCAATATGGTTGAACAAAGCGTTGAAATGGTCGAAGAAATTCGGGAAATCGAAGTCCATTCATGTCCAAACTGCGAGCAAAAGTTTGAAGGCAAAAATGGTATGATTATTCACTTGcattactgtcaaaaatccgCTCCAAATAAGTCCAAAAAACGGTTCACGTGTTCGACCTGCTTTGCTGATTTCAACTATCAAAAAAACTTACAAGATCACCTCAACAAGCATAAAG GTATCAAACCGTACAAGTGCCGCAGGGAAAATTGCAATCACCATTCCTACACCGTTAAGGAGCGGATCCATCACGAAAAAATATGTGGCAAAGATAAGCCAATCTGTCCGGAGTGTGGCCTTCAGTTGGCCTCACCGGACACCTTGAAAGCCCACATGGGAACCCACCGAGCGGCGAACAATCCCTGTGATATCTGCGGCAAGCTGTTCAAGTCAAA aataacactcaaaaagcacCGCTTGATCCACGCCGAAGATCGTGTTTATTTCCCCTGCAGTGTGTGTAAAAAGTCGCTGAAATCGACGGCAGCACTGCGGGTTCACATGCGCATTCACACGCAGGAAAAGCCCCACGCTTGCCACATCTGCGGCCAGGGATTCGCGTACAAGTGCTTGGTTAAGCCGCACATCAAGAGGTGCCACTAG